From the genome of Tsukamurella pulmonis:
CCGCGGACATCCAAGGGCCGGAGGCCTTCTGGTCGTTCCTCGAGGCCGGCGACTGCGCCGTCGGTGAGGTCCCGGACGACCGCTGGGACGGCTTCGTCGACGATGCGCCGGAGAACGTGGAGGCCGCGCGCGCGACCACGCGCTGGGGCGCCTACCTCGCCGACGTCGCCGCCTTCGACGCCGAGCACTTCGGCGTCTCGCCCAAGGAGGCCGAGAAGATGGACCCGCAGCAGCGGCTCCTGCTCGAGGTCGCCCACGAGGCGCTCGAACACGCCGGGATACCGGTGGATTCGCTGGCGCGCTCGGCCACCGGTGTCTTCGCCGGGGCCTGCGCGGCGGAGTACGGCTACCTGGTCGGCAGCGACCTCAGCACGGTGGACGGCTGGTCGGGGACGGGCAGCGCGTTGAGCGTCATCGCCAACCGCGTCTCCTACGCCTTCGACCTGCGCGGCCCGTCGGTCACCATCGACACCGCGTGCTCGTCGTCGCTGGTCTCGATCCACCTGGCCTGCCGCAGCCTGCGTTCGGGCGAGACGGATCTCGCGATCGCGGCGGGCGTCAACACGATGCTCTCGCCCGCCGTCACCCGCAGCTTCGATCAGCTCGAGGCCATGTCCCCGACGGGCCGCTGCCACTCCTTCGACGCCGCCGCCGACGGCTACGTGCGCGGTGAGGGCTGCGGGGCGGTCGTGCTCAAGCGGCTCGCGGACGCGCAGCGCGACGGTGACCGGGTCCTCGCCGTGGTCCGCGGCTCGGCGGTCAACCAGGACGGCCGCAGCAACGGACTCACCGCGCCCAATCCGGCGGCGCAGAGCGCCGTCCTCCGGGCGGCCTACGCCGATGCCGGGGTCGCGCCGGGCGAGGTCGACTACGTCGAGACCCACGGCACGGGAACGCTGCTCGGCGACCCCATCGAGGCACGCGCACTGGGCGGCGTGCTCGGCCGGGGGCGCGCGGCGCAGGCCCCGCTGCTGCTCGGGGCGGTGAAGTCCGGTCTGGGCCACCTGGAGGCCGCCGCGGGCGTCGCGGGCTTCATCAAGACCGTGCTGGCGCTGCACCACGCCCGCATTCCGGGCACCGTCGGGTACACCACCCCCAACCCGCACATCCCGTTCGACGCGCACCGACTCCGGGTCGTCGCCGAGCACACCGACTGGCCCACCGCGCCCCGGCCGCGCCGCGCCGGCGTCTCGTCGTTCGGTTTCGGCGGCACCAACGCCCACGTCGTCCTCGAACAGGCCCCCGCCGTCGAGGCGGCCGACGAGCCCGCGGACGGTGGGCCGTTCCGGCTCGAGGTCTCGGCCGGATCGCCCAGCAGGGTGGCGGGATTCGCCGCGGTGCTCGCCGACTGGCTCGACGGCGCCGGTCGCGCCACGGATCTGGGGGCCGTGGCCTCCGCGCTCGCGTACCGGCGCGCCCGCGGGCGCTGCACCGGCGCCGTCGTGGCCGCCGACCACGGCGGCGCGATCGCCGGCTTGCGCGCACTGGCCGGCGGCGGCGCGGGCGCCGCGGGAGTGGTGCCGGCCCGCGCGGCCGCGCCGCGCTCCGGGGTGGTCTTCGTCTTCTCCGGTCAGGGCTCGCAGTGGGCCGGGATGGGCCGCCGCCTGCTCGACGAGGAGCCGGCCTTCGCGGCCGCCGTGAGCGAGCTCGACCCGGTGTTCACCGCGCACGCGGGGTACTCCCTGCTCGAGGCGCTGCGCTCCGGTGCGCCGGTCACGGGCATCGACCGGATCCAACCACTGCTCGTCGGCGTGCAGCTCGCCCTGGTGGCACTCTGGCGCGCGCACGGCGTGGTGCCCGACGCGGTGATCGGGCATTCGATGGGCGAGGTCACCGCCGCGATCGTCGCCGGCGGCCTATCGGTCGACGACGGACTCCGCGTGATCTGCACCCGCTCCCGGCTCATGCGCCGCGAGCTCTCCGGACGCGGTGCGATGGCGCTGATCGAGATGGACGAGGCGGCCGCGCACGAGGTGGCCGCGCGGTTCGAGGGCGTGTCGGTGGCGGTGATCTCCTCGCCGCGGCAGACCGTCGTCGCGGGCGAGCCGCACCGGATCGACGCCCTGATCGACGAGGTCGCGGCCCGCGGCCTTCTGGCTCGCCGCGTGGAGGTGGACGTGGCCTCGCACCACGCCACCGTCGACCCGATCCTGGACGAGTTGCGCACGGAGCTGGCCGGATTGAACCCGCGTAATCCGGCGATCCCGGTGCTGTCGACCGTGCGTCCGGGCACCGAGTCGCCGGTCTTCGATGCGGACTACTGGTGCGAGAACCTGCGCTCGCCCGTCCGGTTCGCGGACGCCGTGCACGCCGCGGGCGCGCGCTGGGGCACGTTCGTCGAGGTCTCCCCGCACCCGATCCTCACCCACGCCGTCACCGAATCCCTGCCCGAGCCGGGCCATCGGGTCACCGGCACCCTGCTCCGCGACGGCGACGAGCAGCTCGACGTCCACACCGCGCTCGCCGTCGTGGGCCGGCCCATCGCCTCGGCGGTGCGCGGCCCGCACGTGGACCTGCCGACCACCCCGTGGCGGCACACGCGGCACTGGGTCCGTCCGGCGCGCCGCAGTGCGGGCGCGGGCACCGCCGCGCGCCCGGGCACGTTGCTCGGCGGCCACATCCCGATCGCCGGCGCGGGCACCGCGCACCTCTGGCGCGCCCGGATCGCGCCCGCCCTGCGCCCGTACCCGGGCGGGCACCGCATCCGCGAGGTCGAGATCGTGCCGATCTCGGTGCTGCTGCAGAGCTTCGCGGCGGCCGCCGCCGACATCGGTGCCACCGGGATCGATCGCCTCGCCTTCGACCGCCCGCTGGTGCTCGACCGCGAACGCACGATCCAGCTCGTCGCGGACGACGGGGCCCTCGCCCTCTCGAGCGCGCCCGGCGAGTCGGGGCCGTGGGTCCGGCATGCGAGCGCGCGGATCGCCGCGGGCTCGGCGCCCACTCCGCTCGCCGGGCCGGGCCCCGCGGCGATCGAGCAGTCCCCGCCCGCCGGGCCGCCCGCGGACTGGGGCGTGAGCGGCACGCCCTACCCGTGGACCGTCGAGGCCGTGCACGGCGACGAGGACGCCGTGTCCATCACCGTGTCCGCCGGGCGGGCACCGCTCACCGCGTTGCTCGACGCCGCCGTCTCCGCCGCCCGGATGATCGCTCTCGACGATCCGCGGCTGCTGATCCCGGCCGCGGTCCGCTCGCTGCACGTGCTCGGCGAGCCCGCGGAGGGCGAGGCGACCGTCGTCGTGCGGCCCGCGCGCCCCGGACAGTCCGTCCGCGGGGCGCAGTTCCTGCTCGACGGTGTCGACATCGACGTCCGCGCCGCGGACGGCACCGGCCTCGCCGCGCTGCGCGGGCTGCGCTTCGCCGCGCTCGACGACGCCGCGCAGGAGCCCGACGCGCTGCCCGCGGAGATCGTGCACACGCTGCAGTGGAGCCCGTTCGACCCCGGCGCCGAGACGGACCCGGTCGCCGACGTCGCGGTCCTCGGCTCCGACGAGGTCGCGTCGGCCCTTTCCGCGTCCGGCCTGCGGCCCGTCGCCGAGCCCTCCGCCGCCGACCGGGTGATCTACGTGGCCCGGCCGCGGCCCGGCGAGAGCGACCCCGCCGCCGCGCAGCGCTACACCGAGGACGTGCTGGAACTGGTGCGCTCGATGCTCGCCGGCGGTGCGCGGGCACGCCTGTGGCTCATCACCGACGGCGCCGCGGACGGCGCCGCGCCGCACGCGGCCGCGCAGTCCGTGCTGTGGGGACTGGCCGGCGTCGTCGCGGCCGAGCATCCGCAGTCGTGGGGCGGGCTGCTCGACCTCGAGCCCGGCACCGTCGACGCCGCGGACGGCGCCCTCATCGCCACGGCACTCGCTGCGCGGGGCCTGCGGCACCCGGTGCGCCTGCGCGCCGGCCGACTGAGCTCGGGCGTGCCGGCGCCGTTGACGGCCACCGGTGCCGGGTACCCGCTGCGCTGCCGCCCCGACGGTGCCTACCTCGTGACCGGTGGCATGGGCGGGCTGGGGCCGGCCATCGCCGGCTGGCTCGCCGATCACGGCGCCCGGCGGATCGTGCTCGCCGGCCGCACCGCGCTGCCGCGCCGCGACGACTGGGCCGGTACCGCGGACCCGGAGACCCGGCGCCGCATCGACGCCGTGATCGGGCTCGAGCGCCGTGGCGTCGCCGTCGAGGCCGTCCGCCTCGACGTGGCCGAGCCCGGAGCCCTCGAGGCGTACCTGCGCGAGCGCGATCAGCGCGGTGCACCGCCGATCCGCGGCGTGGTGCACGCGGCGGGCGTGCAGTCCGCGACCCTGCTCACCGAGCTGCGGCCGGATGCGGTCCGGGGCGTGCTGGCGCCCAAGGTCGCCGGCGCGCGGGCCCTCGCCGACGCCTTCCCGCCCGGCACCGTCGACTTCCTGCACCTGGTCGGCTCGGCCGGCGCCGTCTTCGGCGTCCCCGGGCAGGGCGCGTACGCGGCGGCCAACGCCTACCTCGACGGCCTGGCCCGGTGCCGCGCCCACGAGGGCGCCGACGACACCCTGGCGCTGGACTGGGTGGCCTGGGACGGCATGGGTTTCGGCGCCGACGCCGCCGTGGTCCGCGACGAGCTGGACCGGGTGGGATCGCGGCCCGTCCGCCCCGGCGAGGCCTTCGCCGCGTGGGACCACGCGGCGGCGCACGGCGTGACCCAGGCGATCATGGTGCCGATCCCGGCAGCCGAGCGGGACGAGCCGGACTCGGCGGGCGAGCCGGCCTCCGACTGGTCCGCGATGGATCCCGCCCTCGCGCTGAGCCGGATCGAGGAGGGACTGCGCGGCATCGTCGCCCGGGAACTGCGCCTCGACCCCGGCGAGCTCACGACCGACCGCCCGTTCGCGGACATCGGCCTGAACTCCGTGATGGCCATGTCCATCCGGCGCGACGCCGAGGAGCTGGTGGGCACCGAACTGTCGGTGACGATGCTGTGGAACCACCCCACTCTGGGCTCCCTCGCGGGGCATCTCGCCGAACGCGTCGGCGTGCCGGTGGCGGGCGCGACGCCAGTGGCCGGCGAGAGCGCGGACGACACCGAGGACGGGCTGCTGGAGAGCCTGTTCGACAGCGTGGAGGAGAACGCACTATGACGACGGTGCACCCGGACGCCGCGACCATCCGCACCTGGATGGTCGAGCAACTCGTCGACCGCCTCGGCGTCGATCCGTCCGCCCTCGGCACGGCGACGCCCCTGATCGACCTCGGCGTGGGCTCGAAGGACGCCGTCGTTCTCGCGGGCGAGC
Proteins encoded in this window:
- a CDS encoding type I polyketide synthase; translation: MSSGPDEAALRTWLISHLVDVVGCTPDQVDPDAPVRDLGIGSTHAVVLAGELTELLGRRVGVEELFEHPSVNSLAGALAGAAEEGGPRAPLPVARVADDAVAVIGIGCRFPADIQGPEAFWSFLEAGDCAVGEVPDDRWDGFVDDAPENVEAARATTRWGAYLADVAAFDAEHFGVSPKEAEKMDPQQRLLLEVAHEALEHAGIPVDSLARSATGVFAGACAAEYGYLVGSDLSTVDGWSGTGSALSVIANRVSYAFDLRGPSVTIDTACSSSLVSIHLACRSLRSGETDLAIAAGVNTMLSPAVTRSFDQLEAMSPTGRCHSFDAAADGYVRGEGCGAVVLKRLADAQRDGDRVLAVVRGSAVNQDGRSNGLTAPNPAAQSAVLRAAYADAGVAPGEVDYVETHGTGTLLGDPIEARALGGVLGRGRAAQAPLLLGAVKSGLGHLEAAAGVAGFIKTVLALHHARIPGTVGYTTPNPHIPFDAHRLRVVAEHTDWPTAPRPRRAGVSSFGFGGTNAHVVLEQAPAVEAADEPADGGPFRLEVSAGSPSRVAGFAAVLADWLDGAGRATDLGAVASALAYRRARGRCTGAVVAADHGGAIAGLRALAGGGAGAAGVVPARAAAPRSGVVFVFSGQGSQWAGMGRRLLDEEPAFAAAVSELDPVFTAHAGYSLLEALRSGAPVTGIDRIQPLLVGVQLALVALWRAHGVVPDAVIGHSMGEVTAAIVAGGLSVDDGLRVICTRSRLMRRELSGRGAMALIEMDEAAAHEVAARFEGVSVAVISSPRQTVVAGEPHRIDALIDEVAARGLLARRVEVDVASHHATVDPILDELRTELAGLNPRNPAIPVLSTVRPGTESPVFDADYWCENLRSPVRFADAVHAAGARWGTFVEVSPHPILTHAVTESLPEPGHRVTGTLLRDGDEQLDVHTALAVVGRPIASAVRGPHVDLPTTPWRHTRHWVRPARRSAGAGTAARPGTLLGGHIPIAGAGTAHLWRARIAPALRPYPGGHRIREVEIVPISVLLQSFAAAAADIGATGIDRLAFDRPLVLDRERTIQLVADDGALALSSAPGESGPWVRHASARIAAGSAPTPLAGPGPAAIEQSPPAGPPADWGVSGTPYPWTVEAVHGDEDAVSITVSAGRAPLTALLDAAVSAARMIALDDPRLLIPAAVRSLHVLGEPAEGEATVVVRPARPGQSVRGAQFLLDGVDIDVRAADGTGLAALRGLRFAALDDAAQEPDALPAEIVHTLQWSPFDPGAETDPVADVAVLGSDEVASALSASGLRPVAEPSAADRVIYVARPRPGESDPAAAQRYTEDVLELVRSMLAGGARARLWLITDGAADGAAPHAAAQSVLWGLAGVVAAEHPQSWGGLLDLEPGTVDAADGALIATALAARGLRHPVRLRAGRLSSGVPAPLTATGAGYPLRCRPDGAYLVTGGMGGLGPAIAGWLADHGARRIVLAGRTALPRRDDWAGTADPETRRRIDAVIGLERRGVAVEAVRLDVAEPGALEAYLRERDQRGAPPIRGVVHAAGVQSATLLTELRPDAVRGVLAPKVAGARALADAFPPGTVDFLHLVGSAGAVFGVPGQGAYAAANAYLDGLARCRAHEGADDTLALDWVAWDGMGFGADAAVVRDELDRVGSRPVRPGEAFAAWDHAAAHGVTQAIMVPIPAAERDEPDSAGEPASDWSAMDPALALSRIEEGLRGIVARELRLDPGELTTDRPFADIGLNSVMAMSIRRDAEELVGTELSVTMLWNHPTLGSLAGHLAERVGVPVAGATPVAGESADDTEDGLLESLFDSVEENAL